A window from Bosea sp. ANAM02 encodes these proteins:
- the crcB gene encoding fluoride efflux transporter CrcB, translating into MISTVFVFLGAGIGGALRHGINTVSPRWFGMGFPYGTITVNIIGSALMGLVAGWFAFRAGEGVPQDLRLFLATGILGGFTTFSAFSLDAVLLWERGETMLAVTYVIGSVVLSLAALVGGLAVMRSMS; encoded by the coding sequence ATGATCTCCACCGTTTTCGTTTTTTTGGGCGCCGGCATCGGCGGCGCGCTGCGCCACGGTATCAATACCGTTTCGCCGCGCTGGTTCGGCATGGGCTTTCCCTACGGGACCATAACCGTCAACATCATCGGCTCGGCCCTGATGGGGCTGGTCGCCGGCTGGTTCGCCTTCCGCGCCGGGGAGGGCGTGCCGCAGGACCTGCGCCTCTTCCTGGCGACGGGCATTCTCGGTGGCTTCACCACCTTTTCCGCCTTCTCGCTCGATGCCGTCCTGCTCTGGGAGCGGGGCGAGACGATGCTGGCGGTCACCTATGTGATCGGCTCGGTCGTGCTGTCGCTGGCGGCGCTGGTCGGCGGCCTTGCCGTGATGCGGAGCATGTCATGA
- a CDS encoding RluA family pseudouridine synthase encodes MKTGGRGPGGKGPGNKGTGGSSRGGKPPAAGAPRGKRPSHDARRRAAARPAGGEERVQRAPRPRPVEEAPKATRAQVKAETAQVLSTGVQQLVVTPDENEMRIDRFLEARFPQLSFSHIQRIVRKGELRVDGKRADSKDRLSEGQTVRIPPLRLEEQAERPRSAKADADTIGFLRSITLYEDDDVMVLNKPAGLAVQGGSGTTKHVDKMLEALTGKDGQKPRLVHRLDKDTAGCLVIAKSRFAAATLAKTFRSRSARKVYWALVVGVPRVRQGRISTYLAREEAYDGDQRMAVAQHGEDGAMHAVTYYAVVETAAQKLAWLSLKPVTGRTHQLRAHTTHIGHPIIGDPKYFNIQNWELPGGIQNKLHLLARRIVLPHPRGKGTIDVSAPLPPHMRQSWNLLGFDDAPYDPIVEAPDE; translated from the coding sequence ATGAAGACGGGCGGCAGAGGCCCCGGCGGCAAGGGCCCCGGAAACAAGGGCACCGGAGGCTCGTCGCGTGGCGGCAAACCACCCGCGGCAGGTGCTCCGCGCGGCAAGCGGCCGAGCCACGACGCCCGGCGCCGCGCCGCGGCCCGCCCGGCCGGCGGCGAGGAGCGTGTGCAGCGCGCGCCCCGCCCGCGTCCGGTGGAAGAGGCTCCAAAGGCGACCCGCGCGCAGGTGAAGGCCGAGACGGCGCAGGTGCTCTCGACCGGGGTGCAGCAGCTCGTGGTGACGCCGGACGAGAACGAGATGCGGATCGACCGCTTCCTCGAGGCGCGTTTCCCGCAGCTCTCCTTCAGCCATATCCAGCGCATCGTCCGGAAGGGCGAGTTGCGCGTCGACGGCAAGCGCGCCGACAGCAAGGACCGGCTCAGCGAAGGCCAGACCGTGCGCATCCCGCCGCTGCGGCTGGAGGAGCAGGCCGAGCGGCCGCGCTCGGCCAAGGCCGATGCCGACACGATCGGCTTCCTGCGCTCGATCACGCTCTATGAGGATGACGACGTCATGGTCCTCAACAAGCCGGCGGGGCTTGCCGTGCAGGGCGGCTCGGGCACGACGAAGCATGTCGACAAGATGCTGGAGGCCCTGACCGGCAAGGACGGGCAGAAGCCGCGCCTCGTCCACCGGCTCGACAAGGACACGGCCGGTTGTCTCGTCATCGCGAAATCGCGCTTTGCGGCGGCGACGCTGGCCAAGACCTTCCGCTCGCGCTCGGCCCGCAAGGTCTATTGGGCACTGGTCGTCGGCGTGCCGCGCGTGCGCCAGGGCCGGATCTCGACCTATCTCGCCCGCGAGGAGGCCTATGACGGCGACCAGCGCATGGCCGTCGCCCAGCATGGCGAGGACGGCGCGATGCATGCCGTGACCTATTATGCGGTGGTCGAAACGGCGGCGCAGAAGCTCGCCTGGCTCTCGCTGAAGCCGGTGACCGGGCGCACGCATCAACTGCGCGCCCACACCACGCATATCGGCCATCCGATCATCGGCGATCCCAAATATTTCAACATCCAGAACTGGGAACTGCCCGGCGGCATCCAGAACAAGCTGCACCTGCTGGCGCGGCGGATCGTGCTGCCGCATCCGCGCGGCAAGGGCACGATCGACGTCAGCGCGCCGCTGCCGCCGCATATGCGCCAGAGCTGGAACCTGCTCGGCTTCGACGACGCGCCCTACGATCCGATCGTCGAGGCCCCGGACGAGTGA
- a CDS encoding HAD-IA family hydrolase, whose amino-acid sequence MDLIIFDLDGTLINSEAIILGAQYETFRRCGRVHPGREAGLGIVGLTLDIAMAQLAGLDAPDDVLTETYRQVFSAMRVQAETDPSLDEPLFAGVAETLAELKHHGGLKLGIATGKLRKGAEFIVARHGWQGLFDTVQSADDAPSKPHPGMIERAMAETGALPARTAMVGDSSFDIEMAVAAGVVPVAVSWGFQPVEKLVSLGARHVLREFPELPSALGLPKAVAA is encoded by the coding sequence ATGGACCTCATCATCTTCGATCTCGACGGCACGCTGATCAATTCAGAGGCGATCATCCTCGGCGCGCAATACGAGACCTTCAGGCGCTGCGGGCGGGTGCATCCCGGCCGCGAAGCCGGTCTCGGCATCGTCGGATTGACGCTGGACATCGCGATGGCGCAGCTCGCCGGTCTCGACGCGCCCGATGACGTGCTGACCGAGACCTATCGACAGGTCTTCAGCGCGATGCGGGTGCAGGCCGAGACCGACCCGTCGCTGGACGAGCCGCTTTTCGCGGGCGTGGCCGAGACGCTGGCTGAGCTGAAGCATCATGGCGGGCTGAAGCTCGGCATCGCCACCGGCAAGTTGCGCAAGGGCGCCGAGTTCATCGTCGCCCGGCACGGCTGGCAAGGGCTGTTCGACACCGTGCAATCGGCTGACGACGCGCCCTCGAAGCCGCATCCCGGCATGATCGAGCGGGCGATGGCGGAAACGGGAGCGCTGCCGGCGCGCACGGCGATGGTCGGCGACAGCTCCTTCGATATCGAGATGGCGGTGGCTGCCGGCGTCGTGCCCGTCGCGGTGTCCTGGGGGTTCCAGCCGGTCGAGAAGCTCGTCTCGCTCGGCGCCCGGCATGTCCTGCGGGAGTTCCCGGAACTGCCGTCGGCGCTGGGTCTGCCGAAGGCGGTCGCGGCGTAG
- a CDS encoding acetyl/propionyl/methylcrotonyl-CoA carboxylase subunit alpha, translated as MFSKILIANRGEIACRVIKTARRMGIRTVAVYSDADRDALHVEMADEAVHIGAAPAAQSYLLIDKIIAACKATGAEAVHPGYGFLSEREAFAQALKDNGIVFIGPNPGAIAAMGDKIESKKAAAAAKVSTVPGFLGIIESPEHAVTIADEIGYPVMIKASAGGGGKGMRIAHSAGEVAEGFARAKSEAASSFGDDRVFVEKFIVDPRHIEIQVLGDKHGNVIYLGERECSIQRRNQKVLEEAPSPLLDEATRRKMGEQAVALAKAVNYDSAGTVEFVAGQDRSFYFLEMNTRLQVEHPVTEMITGIDLVEQMIRVAYGEKLAIAQADVKLDGWAVESRVYAEDPTRNFLPSTGRLVTYRPPSEGPDGEAMVRNDTGVFEGGEISIYYDPMIAKLVTHAPTREAAIKAQARALDAFAIDGIRHNIPFVAAVMQHPRWIAGNLSTGFIAEEFPEGFSLPVPKGETAQRMAAIAIACDHRMNQRKRNVSAQMEGWRKVSFDRQRVVQLGAERFEGEVTEQGEAVSIAFAGRSVSVVSDWVPGEPVWHGTLDGVKVAAQVRPILNGVALGHAGAYANAHVYTQREAELAALMPEKVAADTGKFLLCPMPGLVKSIAVTVRQEVKAGEPLAMVEAMKMENVLRAEKDVTIAKILAKEGDSLAVDAVIMEFA; from the coding sequence ATGTTCTCGAAGATCCTGATCGCGAACCGCGGCGAGATCGCCTGCCGGGTCATCAAGACCGCGCGGCGGATGGGCATCAGGACGGTCGCCGTCTATTCCGACGCGGATCGCGATGCGCTGCATGTCGAGATGGCCGACGAGGCCGTGCATATCGGCGCCGCTCCCGCCGCCCAGTCCTATCTGCTGATCGACAAGATCATCGCTGCCTGTAAAGCAACGGGCGCCGAGGCCGTGCATCCCGGCTATGGCTTCCTGTCCGAGCGCGAGGCCTTCGCTCAGGCGCTCAAGGATAACGGCATCGTCTTCATCGGCCCCAATCCGGGCGCCATCGCCGCGATGGGCGACAAGATCGAATCGAAGAAGGCGGCTGCCGCCGCCAAGGTTTCGACGGTTCCCGGCTTCCTCGGCATCATCGAGAGCCCCGAACATGCCGTGACCATCGCCGACGAGATCGGCTATCCCGTGATGATCAAGGCCTCGGCCGGCGGCGGCGGCAAGGGCATGCGCATCGCCCATTCGGCCGGAGAGGTCGCGGAAGGCTTCGCCCGCGCCAAGTCGGAAGCGGCGTCCTCCTTCGGCGACGACCGCGTCTTCGTCGAGAAGTTCATCGTCGATCCCCGCCATATCGAGATCCAGGTTCTCGGCGACAAGCACGGCAACGTCATCTATCTCGGCGAGCGCGAATGCTCGATCCAGCGCCGCAACCAGAAGGTTCTGGAGGAGGCGCCGTCGCCGCTGCTCGACGAGGCGACTCGCAGGAAGATGGGCGAGCAGGCGGTCGCGCTGGCCAAGGCCGTGAATTACGACTCGGCCGGCACGGTCGAGTTCGTCGCCGGGCAGGACAGGTCCTTCTACTTCCTCGAGATGAACACCCGTCTCCAGGTCGAGCATCCGGTGACCGAGATGATCACCGGCATCGACCTCGTCGAGCAGATGATCCGGGTCGCCTATGGCGAGAAGCTCGCGATCGCGCAGGCCGACGTGAAGCTCGACGGCTGGGCGGTCGAGTCCAGAGTCTATGCCGAGGACCCGACCCGCAACTTCCTGCCTTCAACCGGCCGGTTGGTGACCTATCGGCCGCCGAGCGAGGGGCCGGACGGCGAGGCGATGGTGCGCAACGATACCGGCGTCTTCGAAGGCGGCGAGATCTCGATCTATTACGATCCGATGATCGCCAAGCTCGTCACCCATGCGCCGACGCGCGAGGCGGCGATCAAGGCGCAGGCGCGCGCGCTCGATGCCTTCGCCATCGACGGCATCCGCCACAACATCCCCTTCGTCGCGGCGGTGATGCAGCATCCGCGCTGGATCGCCGGCAATCTCTCGACCGGCTTCATCGCCGAGGAGTTCCCGGAGGGCTTCTCGCTGCCGGTGCCGAAGGGTGAGACGGCACAGCGCATGGCGGCGATCGCCATCGCTTGCGATCACCGCATGAACCAGCGCAAGCGCAACGTCTCGGCGCAGATGGAAGGCTGGCGCAAGGTCTCCTTCGACCGGCAGCGCGTCGTTCAGCTCGGAGCTGAGCGCTTCGAAGGCGAGGTGACGGAGCAGGGCGAGGCGGTCAGCATCGCATTCGCGGGGCGCAGCGTCAGCGTCGTCAGCGACTGGGTGCCGGGCGAGCCGGTCTGGCACGGCACGCTCGACGGGGTGAAGGTCGCGGCGCAGGTCCGGCCGATCCTGAACGGTGTCGCGCTCGGCCATGCCGGCGCCTATGCCAATGCCCATGTCTATACGCAGCGCGAGGCGGAGCTTGCCGCGCTGATGCCGGAGAAGGTCGCGGCCGATACGGGCAAGTTCCTGCTCTGCCCGATGCCCGGGCTGGTCAAGTCGATCGCGGTCACGGTCCGGCAGGAGGTCAAGGCCGGCGAGCCGCTCGCCATGGTCGAGGCGATGAAGATGGAGAACGTGCTGCGCGCCGAGAAGGATGTCACCATCGCCAAGATTCTGGCGAAGGAGGGCGATTCGCTCGCTGTCGATGCCGTCATCATGGAATTCGCGTGA